Sequence from the Pseudomonadota bacterium genome:
TTGTTGGGTGGCGGCCAATGAGCGTCTCGACTGTATCTGTTTTCTTTGTGACGTTGCCGTAGCATAGAGCTAGGTAATAGCGCTCAGTGGTTCTGTCAGCAAATTGTTTGCTAATGGTTTTATGAGCAATATCACTTTTAGCAATAACAAGCGTTCCGCTTGTGCCTTTATCAAGCCTGTGAACGATACCAGGACGTTCTACACCGCCAATGCCAGAAAGGTTAGTACAATGATGGAGAAGGGCGTTTACAAGGGTTCCGGATGGTTCTGAATCTGATGGGTGAACACTAATGCCTGCAGGTTTATTGAGCATCAGCATGTGTTCATCTTCATAGAGAATTTCTAGGGGAATATCTTCAGCAACAACATCTAAGGGCTTCGCTTCAGGAATAATAAGAATAAGCTTACCTTCTTCTTTAATCTTACTGGAAGGTTGGGTGAGGGCTGTACCATTAAAAGTAACTTGGCCATCTTTAATGAGTTTTTGCAGAAAACTACGGCTCATATCTGGGTGGGCTTCAGACAGAATTTTATCAAGCCTCTTACCAAGTAGGGCGCCTTCAACAGATATTGTGTGCTCATTTTTCATAGGGGCTATCATGCCCTTTTTTAAGGAAAATGTCATTTTTTGTTTTTTTTGTAATTTTAGGGGTTGCACGTGGGGGGGAAATTATGTATAAAAAGCGCTGTCCAAGTCCCCATCGTCTAGTCGGCCTAGGACGCCACCCTTTCACGGTGGAAACAGGGGTTCGAATCCCCTTGGGGATGCCATTTTATGAAAATGGAAACGTTTTTATAGAATAGCACGATTCGTAAAAAGCAGCCTGCGGGCTGCTTTTTTTATTGTGTCTCATTATGTGTCATGTTTTTCGGCTGTTTATGATTTTAGATATTTCTTTATTTTAACAATAGCTTAGTTTTAGAGAGCCTTACGTGTCAGGAGAAAAGATAAGGAGTATATTTTTTTGATTTTTTTTTCAAATGGTGCACCATAAAAGTACAGGTTAAAGAAAAATAGGTGTAAGGATAGTTATGAGGCTGTTGCTTTTAACGATGTGTTTTGCTGTATTGTGCTTAACGGCTCAAGCTGATGTTCGTCTTACCTTTGGGGTTTATGCCTCTGATAAGCCTTTAACAATGGTCAAAAAGTTTCGCCATACCCTCTCAGAAATTGAGAGGCATATGGAAGTGACACTTAATGAGCCTGTAAAAATTAAAATCCATGTTGCGAGAACTTATGAACAAGGAATTAGTGACCTTGTTGAAGGACACGTTGATTTTGCACGTTTTGGACCTGTAAGTTATGTAGAAGCAAAGAGCTTAAACCCTAAAATCGGGATTCTGGCCCTGGAAAGCATAAAAGGTGAGAAAACTTTTTATGGAATTCTTGCGACTCACATGAATAGCACCATTAATTCTGTGGATGACCTGAAAGGCAAAAAAGTTGCTTTTGGGAATAAGGGGTCAACCATTGGGCGTTATTTGGCTCAGCAATATCTGGCCGAGAATAAGATTTATGCTTATGATTTAGAGAATTTTGACTATTTAGATCGTCATGATGCGGTTGGTGAAGCTGTTGGTATTGGAACATTTGATGCAGGTTTTTTGAAGGAGGGCACTTTCAAGAAACAAATTGAAAGTGGTGTAGCCCTGCGAGAGGTTGCACGCTTCCCAAATGTAACGAAGCCTTGGCTTTATGCGGGAGGCATGTCGCCACATGTAGCAAGGGCACTTCGTTTAGCGCTTCTTGAAATGGATAATCCTAAAATTGTGGCAGATGGATCATTTATTGAAGGGAGTGATGATGATTTCAGTGAAATCAGAAAATCTATTCAAGGAAATAGGGTGTTTTTTAAGGGAGAGTAGGGTTAAGTCATGTTAAATCATCACTCGATGCGTAAAAAAACGTCTCTGTGGTTTCAGTTGATTCTCGTTGTTTGTACTGTTTCTGTACTTTCAATTTTTGTGTCGGCACGCCTCATTCAAACGTTTGAAAAAGAGTATCTCTTAAAGGAGATGGAAAAGAATATTGAAACACGCTTTGAGCTTTTAGCTTTTAGTGCTTCTGATGCATTAATTACAGAAGATATTTCTTTGTTGCGCACAATTACAGAACAAGTGGTTGAGAATGACCCCAATGTTATTGAAATTAAAATTACCAATGAAGAAGGTCAGCTTCTATTAAATGTGGAAGGGAAGAAGAGGGATATTAACTCTGAAATGCGCTCTTTTGCTTATCCTGCACGTTTTGAAGGGGAGCTTTTTGGTACTTTTTATATTTCCATTGATACTGCAGCACTTTATGCCTCTGTTGCAAGGCATAGCTTGTTTTTGACGGGGATTACAGTGGTCTTAATTTTGCTATTATCACTTTTATTTGCAGTATTTATCTTTTTTGCATTGATTAAGCCAATTCGCAGAATTAATGCATATTTAAAGAATATTTCCCAAGATGGGGAACAAAGGCTTAAGCTTTCTGGGTTTATCTCAGATGAATTACATAAACTAGGTCACTCTGCAGAAGTGCTACATGGTTACTTCATTCGAGAGAAAAAATATCTGAAAAAACTAAAAGAAGCGAAGCAGAAAGCAGAAGAAGCAAACCTTGCTAAGTCAGAGTTTCTTGCAAATATGAGTCATGAGCTTCGTACGCCTATGAACACGATTATGGGCATGTGTGAAATGTTAATGAGCTCTAATTTGGATGACAGTCAGCAGAAAAATGCAAAACATGTCTACAGTTCAAGTGAAAGCTTACTCTCTATTTTGAATGATATTTTAGACCTTTCTAAGATTGAAGCGAATGAAGTGAATGTGGAAATGGCGCCTGTGAATATACGTACACTGGTAGAGGATGTATTGCATGGATATTCAGTTAGCCCTGATAGGAATGACATTGAAATGATGTTTGACTGTGAGGAGAGTGTACCTGAACTGATTCAAAGTGACTCACGACGCATTCAGCAAATCTTAAGAAACCTACTTGGGAATGCGCTGAAATTTACTGAAAAGGGCGTTGTTAAAATTTTGGTGAGAACGGAAGAAAGAAACAGATCTCCATTTATTTGCTTTGAGGTGCAGGATACTGGAATTGGTATTCCAGAAGATAAGAAGACAGAGATTTTTGAGAAGTTCTCTCAGGTAGATGCTTCTGTAACCAGACGCTTTGGTGGTACGGGGCTTGGTCTTGCGATTACACAGCAACTTGTTCATCTTCTTAAAGGGGATATCGAGGTGGAAAGTACGCTTGGAGAAGGATCTGCTTTTACGGTTTGTTTGCCGCTTATTGCTGCACATGAGAATGATTTGAAAAACCTTGCGGAAATGGACCAGAAGAAGGGTGTTGAGAGCATTGTAATCCCTAAGGGTGTCAAAGCTCTTGTTGTAGATGATCAAGAGCTAAACTGCCATATTCTTACAAAAATGCTGGGGCATCTTGGGGTAGAGGATTGTGATATGGCGTATGATGGCCATGAGGCTCTGGAGAAGATTCAAGATAAAGATTATGACATTGTCTTTATGGATTGTCAGATGCCAAACCTAGACGGTTATGAAGCCACCAGGCAGATTCGTGAAAAAGAAGAGGGCGGCGCCTTCCGGCTTCCAATTGTAGCCGTAACAGCGAATGCTATGCTTGGAGATGAGGAAAAGTGCCTGAGAGCTGGTATGGACGGCTATTTAAGTAAGCCTATTCGTAAAGAATCTGTAGAACAGGCTCTTAAAGAAAGCATGATGAAAGCCTCAGAAGAAGAGGAATCTTAAAGGTTCACTTTATCAAGAGCGAAGAGCTCATTCATATGTGTACTGACATAGAGCCTTGAGCCATCTGGCGTATGTGCTGCGGCATTGGTAATGGCATCAGGCAGGTGTGTGATGGCATGGAACTCTAAGCTTTCTGGGTGCATATGGTGAAGTTTACCTGAGGCGTCTCCGTACACCACGTAGCCATCAATGAGACGAGGGGATGAGAAAACGCGTGCATTATGATTATGTTTCAAAATAACCTCAAAAGTATCCAGATCAATCACATGCATGTGTTTATCACCTGAGCCCACAAACAGTTTACCATGAGTGAGAAGAGGGGTGCTGTAGCAAATATCATCAGTTTGAATGGCGGCAAGCCTTTCGCCTGTTTTGCTATTGAGAATATAGATGTTGCCATCAAATGAAGTTGCAGCAACGATCTGACGGTCAATATCAATGGCTGGTGGGTACTTTATTGAACGCTCTGTCTGGTGTTGCCAAACAAGGGAGCCGTTTCTAGCATTGTAGGCCGAAACATCATGGTTGGCGTTTCCAAAAATAACGGTGTCATGGACAGAGTCATATACGGCAGAGCCATGTTGGTATTTCTTTTGTGGTGTTTCCCACAGTCTGTTGCCGTTATCAAGGTTAAAGGCGGCATTGCTACCTTTCGCACGGCTACGCTCATATTCTAGTCCAAGATAAAGAGCGTTATATTTCGGCACAATAAGAGGAGATGAGCCGATCCATTCACAGGCTGGGTTATGCCAGATTTGCTGTCCTGTTTTTGCATCGAGACAATACACATTCCCGTTGTACGCGCCAAAGTATAGTTTGCCATTATGAATGGCAGGAGAAGACCATATGCCTTTATGTTTTGCGCTATTTTTTGTATCAAACGCCCAAATGCGCTCACCAGTTTCACCATTGATTGCATGCATAAGGCCATCATCCGTACCCATGTAAACTGTGCCTTCATGATAGAGCGGCGTTGATTTGGGAACAATATGGAATGGGAACGCGCCTTTTTGATAAAAGCGCCAGTTGATGCCGTATCCGCGTTTCATGCCTGGCTGTTTTTTAGGGTGAGGCAGATTAAAATCTTGTGCTGTGAAAAGGCTGTGAAGCTGAATGTTATGGTCGCTTTGCCAGTTTTGACCTGCTATGTTTTCAAAATTTATGACGGTAAAAACATCTGTAAAGGTGATATTTTCTTGGAGGAGGGCAAGTCTACATTTTTCAAGGCTCGTGCCGCTGTTAATCAAGTCATCAACCAGAACCGTTCTGACGCCTTGTTTCAAATCACCTTCAATACGTTTACCAAGTCCCGTAGTTTTGCGTTGTTTACGAATGATGAATCCAGAAACATTCTTGCCGCGTTTATGCCCATCCATAACAAGGGCGGTGATAAGAGGAATAGCTGCAACCTCCATACCACCGACCTGTACAGGCTCATTATCACTGTAATGGGCCCAGAAGGCCTCTGTAACTACATTTAGCCACTCAGGTGAAAGAAAGAGAGGACGTAGGTCTATCAGCCAGTTTAAACCTTCTCCTGTTGAAGAGGTCATAGGTTTATCTTTTGCATCATGGACGCATTGAGTTTGAATGTAGTTTTTTAGATCGTTCAGCATGGGGAATATGATCTGCTTTTCATGGCAGAATGGCAATAAAAAACCTCCCAAAGGGAGGTGTTTTATTTGGAGCGGGAAAAGGGATTCGAACCCTCGACCCCAACCATGGCAAGGTTGTGCTCTACCACTGAGCTATTCCCGCTCGGACAGGAATGTTTTTACTCCAACTTGAGAGACGATGCAAGAGGTTTTTTACGAAAAAGTTGAAAAGTTATGTTACCGTTCTTATCTAAGAGCAAACAGGAGTAATGTGTATGCAAACCAAAGACCGAATTTTTAAAGATTGGACAGAGCTGAAGGCCAAATTAGATGCTGAAAAAGCTACTGGAAAAAAAGTGGTTTTTACAAATGGATGCTTTGATATTCTGCACCGCGGTCATGTAACATATCTGGATGAAAGTCACTCTCTTGGTGATGTGCAGGTGGTTGCCATTAATGCTGATAATTCTCCTTTCTTCCAAACAAAAGGTCCTGAGCGTCCGTACGTGAGTGAGATGGACCGCGCCTTTATGTTGGCAGGCCTTAGAAGTGTAGATTACGTAACATTCTTTAGTGAAGAGACACCGATTGATGTGGTGAACGCGCTTATGCCTGACGTGATTACCAAGGCGAGTGACTATACAATTGATACCATTGTTGGCGCGAAAGAAGTTATGGAAAACGGTGGCTCTGCGCATGCAATTCCATTGGTTGATGGATTCTCAACAACCAACCTTGTTGAAAAGATTAAAATGGGAGCCTAAACCTTGCCTCAGATCAGAGATTTTAACCTTTATAACCGTAAACGCCATGCCCCTGGTACATCACCAGGTGTGCTTATGGATAAAACAGCTTCAGCAGAACCTCTGCATGTTGATATGTATATTTACGACGAAGCAAGTTTGCAGCATGTTTTAAATCCTGAAGATAAAGAGATTAAAGCTGCTCTTGAGAATAAAAAGAAGGTGTGGCTCAATGTTGTTGGGTCATCTGATCTTGAACGCATACAGCAAATTGCAGATCATGCAAATATTCACCCTTTGGGTCTTGAAGATATTGTAAATAAAGGGCAACGCCCTAAAATTGAAGAGTTTGGTGATCACCTTATCTTTTATTTACGCATTCCACACAAAGGGGAAAATTCTATTAATTTAGAGCAGATATCTTTGTATTATCAAAAAGGACTACTCATTACTTTCCAAGAAATGCCAGAAGATGTTTTTGGTATGATTCGCAAACGTCTTGAAAATCAAAGCGGTCGCCTGCGTACAAGGGGCTCTGATTACCTGCTTTATGCTTTAATTGATGCCATTGTTGATAGCTATTTTCCGCTATTTGATGATGTAAGTGATGATATGGATGAGCTAGAAGATTTAGTGCTAAAAGACCCTAATGAAGCTTTACTTAAACAAGTGCATCGTACAAAGCGAGAGCTTCTTACGTTAAGGCGCGTGATTGCGCCTCAAAGAGATGCGGTTAATTCTGCAATTCGTGATCATGCGAGCTTTTTTAATAAAGAAACAGTTGTTTACCTGAGAGACTGTAGTGATCACCTGATCCGTTTACATGATATTCTTGAGAGTTTGCGAGAGCGTTCAGGTGCGCTCATTGATATGTATATGAATGTCGTGTCTCACCGTATGAATGAGATTATGAAGCTCTTAACTCTTGTGGCTACAATTTTTATGCCGCTTGGATTTCTTGCAGGTATTTACGGTATGAATTTTGACCAAGCCAGCCCCTATAACTTGCCAGAGCTAAGTTATAGGTATGGATACCCAATTTTAATTGGAGTTATGTTGACCATTGGGTTTGGTTTATTGGGCTATTTCTACCGAAAGGGCTGGTTAAAATCTACACGCTTGAGTGCAGACGACTAGCCTTTAATAAATATAGCGTAAATCAGCATTTCAACCAGAAGGGCTGCGCAAAAACCAACACGCATCATCATGAGCTTGTTGCCTTTTTCTGAATCCTGAGACCCCATAGTGCCAACACCTAGAAGTAGGGTTGCTAGAGCACAGCAGAAGGTTACAATCATTACGTAAGCAAAAGGATGCATGTCAATATTACTTTTTTTTGTTACAGTTTATGTTATACACCATAGCGAATTTATAAATTGATGCCAAGGAGTGTAGATATGGCCGAAGTAATTTTCAAAACCCCTGAAGGTGATGAAAAAGTAGATCTTAAACCAGGAGAGCGCCTGTTAAAAGGTGCGTACACGCTTGAAATGGACGTGCGTTATGGGTTTGGAGACTGCGGCGGTAACTGTGTATGCTGCACATGTCACGTTTATGTGGAAGAGGGCGCTGAAGGTTTTGAAGAGCCTACTGCTGAAGAAGAAGATATGCTTGATACAGCATTTAATCTTGAAGATAACTCAAGATTGGCATGCCAGTTGAAAGTATCGACGGATGCAGAAAAAATAGTGGTACGACTCCCAGAAAGTTAAGACGTGAATTTTAGCAGGCACCAAGACAAAACTTTAAAAGATATCTTGAAGAAAGGCTCAAAGAGCCGCCTGTTTGATAGACTTGGAATTGGCCAGCTTTACCTTGAGGCTGATGAAGATATTCTCTGGCAAATTTTCTCATCAGAAGTTCCTATTTTTGAACCGCGTATTTATGTGGATTACTGCGCCCAGCTTTCTGATTGGACACCTGATTATGAATCTGTTTTCGCGATGCGTAACAGCATTAATGAAGATCGTGTTCAATACCTCGCTAAGTTCCAAAACGGCGTGGTACCGTATTCTAAAAAGCAATTTAAGCTCATTCAGCAAGCCTTCTTAAAAAATGTTCAAGCCATTCAAAAACAACACAATTTGAAAGGGAAAGCCTTTCATGTGTTTGACTATGAAAAAGTAGAGTCGCGCTACGGATTAAAGATTTCAAACCTAAGCTCGCTGCTGCACTCTTCTCTTTCTTCAAGGCTAAACCGAAAAATTGCACCATCATTCTCATCAATTGAGCAGGTGGGGAAAAGCCATTATCAAAAACTTCACGCCTTTTTAGATCAGATTGAACTGGTAAAAGATGATGTTGAGCTTTTAATTGTATCACCGCGTACGCTCAGTGATCTCGCCATGCTTCTCAGTCAACGTTTGAGCAGGTCTGTGACGATTCGTGACTTGTGTCCAAATGTTAAGGTGATCTGTTACTGCTATGATGAAAGCCTGCCGTACCGTAAAGTTCTTGCTGAATTCTTTGAAGGGCAAGAAGTGATCCGCATCTCTATGTTTGTACATGAAACGGGTATGATTGAAGCACCTGAATCTCTGGGTAATGGGGATGAACTTCACCTTTCAGATGAGGTAGGCTATCACTACTCGTTCATTCGTGAGGATGCGCTGAAAAACTCAAGTAGCCCTATGAGGCGTGCTGAAATTTTACGCTATGATGAGTTGATTGAGGGCGTAAGCTACTTGACACTTCTGAACTCTATTTCTGGTGCTGTGCAGTATAACTCACTGCAGGTTCTTACATTTAAAGATGAGCATAAAGCATTGTTTGAGCCTAAGCGCACAACAGGAATTTTGGACCCTAAAGTCCCGTTCTTAACTGAAGATATTACGAATCAAGCCATGCATAAGCTGAACCAGTCACTCGATAACTATGGTTTTTATGTGCGTGAGTATATGGTTGGATTTAATGTTCTGACACGTCAAGTAGAGTGGGCGCTTGAGCTGAATAGATCGCTAGATAATATTCCCAAAGATGCCTTAGAGCATATCTCATATCTTTTGCATACTGAGATTGCTTTCTTGAGTGAGGAGTATAAGCTTTATTATAAAGATCACTTTGTAAAGCAGCCGCTTATGGCCTTTATTCCGCTCGGAACCTTCTCATCACTGCCTGAGCGATTTACGTTTAGTCATCTAGATAGTACAGAGAAGAATGTCATGATTAAAGCTGTGTTAGATCTCGCTTGGCAAAAACAGCTTATTGATTGTAAAGCTCTTTAAAAAAAAGCCCCGCAGCTGCGGGGCTAAATGTATATTCTTAGAGGTCTAGCTCAGCTTTTGTATTTGAGCCTTCTTCTTTAATAAAGTTAAGGCGCTCTTCTGGAGATTTACCCATCAGGCGTTTCACTGTGAGGGCGCTATCAGCCAGAGAGTCAATTGACACTTGTAGTAGGCGACGGTTGGTTTTATCCATTGTCGTCACTTTCAGTTGAGAGGCTGGCATTTCACCAAGACCCTTAAAGCGGTTTACTTCCACATTCTTTTTACCTTTAAAGGTTGTTTGCATGTGGCGCTCACGCTCAGCATCATCTAGGGCAAATACAGATGTCCCGCCGTAGCTCATCTTATAGAGAGGAGGGAGGGCAAGGTATAGGTTGCCGTTCAGAATCAGGTCTGGCATTTCTTGGTAGAAGAATGTCATAAGTAGCGTTGCAATGTGTGCGCCATCGACATCGGCATCGGTCATGATAATCACACGATCATAACGCAGGTGCTTCAAGTTAAAATCTTTACCTGTGCCACAGCCTAGTGCTTGTGTGAGGTCACGTACTTCACTGTTGGCCATAATCTTGTCGCGTGTTGCGCTGGCAACGTTCAAAATCTTACCACGGATCGGAAGGATTGCTTGTGTGTGGCGGTCACGTGCTTGCTTAGCTGTACCACCGGCACTGTCCCCCTCTACAATGAAGATTTCTGTATCAATGTTAGAGTTTGATGAACAGTCAGATAGCTTACCAGGCAGGCGCACTTTGCGGCTTACCGCAGTTTTACGCTTAACTTCTTGTTCTTTCTTGCGGCGCAGGCGCTCTTCAGCGCGCTCAAGAATGCGCTCTAGTAGAGAGTCAGCGCTTGTAAGGTCTCCGCTGAGCCATAGGTCAACTTGGTCTTTAAGAGCATTCTCAACCATGCGTGACGCAGATGGCGTTGTGAGCTTATCCTTAGTTTGACCTTGGAATTGAATATCAGGGATAAACACGCTGAGAAGAATCTGTGAACCAGACATAATATCGTCAGCGGTGATCTTATCACCTTTTTTGCTACGCAGTTCAGCGTAAGCACGAATCGATTTTGTAAGGGCTGCACGCATACCTGTTTCGTGCGTACCACCTTGCCCTGTTGGAATGGTGTTGGCGTAAGATGTCAGAGACGTCTCGCTGTTTAGTGGCCAAGCCATCGCCCATTCTACACGGCCAATTTCTTTTCCGTCTTCTTGAATGGCAATTGTGCCCGCAAATGGTGTTTCTGTGTAGCATGGCTTTTCAGCAATTTGCTCGCTGAGGAAGTCTGCAAGACCATTCGGGTAGTGGAATTTTTCTTCCTGCTTCTCTTCACCTGTCGCATCGCACCAGATGATGGTCACTGTACGTGTTAGGAAGGCTTTTGCGCGCACCATACGACGGATACGCTTGGCGCTAAAGTCTTCATGGCCAAAAATTTCTGTATCTGGAATAAAGGCAACTTGCGTTCCTTTACGGTTACGAATCTCACCAGCGTGCTCAAGTGGGCCTTGCGGAAGACCGCGACTGAAGCTTTGCTTGTAGAGCTGGCCATCACGAGCAACTTCTACTTCTACAAGAGAAGAGAGGGCGTTGACCACACTAATACCTACACCGTGCAAGCCACCAGAGGTACTGTACGCTTTGTTAGAGAACTTACCACCAGAGTGAAGCGTTGTAAGAATCACTTCTAGGGCTGATTTGTTTTTGTACTTCGGGTGTGGGTCTGTTGGAATACCACGACCGTTATCACGAATGATCAGTTTATTATCTTTTTCAAGAGTCACCCAAATTTTATCAGCATAACCAGCAACGGCTTCATCGACACTGTTATCTAGTACCTCAGCAATAAGGTGGTGCATCGCGTTAACATCGCTACCACCAATGTACATCCCTGGGCGTTTTCGAACGGGTTCGAGGCCTTCAAGGACTTCAATATCAGCTGCTGTATAGTTTTGTGTCTCTGTCATTGCTGCATCTGCCATTATTTGCGATCCACTCGTTGTGGTTTAAGGTTTTCATCAATTGCAACGTACGTTCCGCTGGCTGTTGCCGCAAGAATCTCTTCGTTATCATCAAAAATATTTGTACGCCAGATCTCCATAGTTACTTCCATAGAGGTACGGCCAACACTTGTCACTTTACCGTAGATGGTTACGCTGTCACTTGGCATGATCGGCTTTTTGAAAAGAACTTCGTTCATTTTCAGAAGAGCAACCTTACTGCTTGAGCGGCTGATGGCAACGACTGCACCAGCTTGGTCAATCCAAGAGAGGAGCTGTCCGCCAAAAAGCGTACCGTTATAGTTAAGCTCGTCAGGCATAACGAACTGTTTTAGGACTAAGTTGTCGGGGTGTTTAAGTGTTTCCATGCCAAAGAATATACGAGGAATTATAAGCCTTTGCAAGTAGAAAAGCCCCGTAAATTGGGGCTTTTCAAAGTTTTTTCGATCTTCTTAAATGTGGCCTTCTTCTTGGAAGAGGGTTAGAGTTTCAGGCAGCCATGGAGCAAATTTGTCCGGCTCTGCCAGAATTTCTTCAATTGTGAAGAAACCGACAGCGGTAT
This genomic interval carries:
- the parE gene encoding DNA topoisomerase IV subunit B, producing the protein MADAAMTETQNYTAADIEVLEGLEPVRKRPGMYIGGSDVNAMHHLIAEVLDNSVDEAVAGYADKIWVTLEKDNKLIIRDNGRGIPTDPHPKYKNKSALEVILTTLHSGGKFSNKAYSTSGGLHGVGISVVNALSSLVEVEVARDGQLYKQSFSRGLPQGPLEHAGEIRNRKGTQVAFIPDTEIFGHEDFSAKRIRRMVRAKAFLTRTVTIIWCDATGEEKQEEKFHYPNGLADFLSEQIAEKPCYTETPFAGTIAIQEDGKEIGRVEWAMAWPLNSETSLTSYANTIPTGQGGTHETGMRAALTKSIRAYAELRSKKGDKITADDIMSGSQILLSVFIPDIQFQGQTKDKLTTPSASRMVENALKDQVDLWLSGDLTSADSLLERILERAEERLRRKKEQEVKRKTAVSRKVRLPGKLSDCSSNSNIDTEIFIVEGDSAGGTAKQARDRHTQAILPIRGKILNVASATRDKIMANSEVRDLTQALGCGTGKDFNLKHLRYDRVIIMTDADVDGAHIATLLMTFFYQEMPDLILNGNLYLALPPLYKMSYGGTSVFALDDAERERHMQTTFKGKKNVEVNRFKGLGEMPASQLKVTTMDKTNRRLLQVSIDSLADSALTVKRLMGKSPEERLNFIKEEGSNTKAELDL
- a CDS encoding hotdog domain-containing protein, whose product is METLKHPDNLVLKQFVMPDELNYNGTLFGGQLLSWIDQAGAVVAISRSSSKVALLKMNEVLFKKPIMPSDSVTIYGKVTSVGRTSMEVTMEIWRTNIFDDNEEILAATASGTYVAIDENLKPQRVDRK